The following coding sequences lie in one Chionomys nivalis chromosome 8, mChiNiv1.1, whole genome shotgun sequence genomic window:
- the Rassf7 gene encoding ras association domain-containing protein 7 isoform X1, which translates to MVLELVVMELKVWVDGIQRVVCGVSEHTTCQEVVIALAQAIGQTGRFVLVQRLREKERQLLPQECPVGAQATCGQFANDVQFVLRRTGPSLSGRPSSDNCPPPERCPVRASLPPKPWAAPGREPHRALTFNLGCPKLVPSPSIPEPTALVGPTPDCFADLQSLELRIQRNAEELGHEAFWEQELRREQAREREGLARLQALSAATAEHAAQLEALDAQACALEAELRLAAEAPGPPSATASATERLRQDLAVQERHSVEMQGTLALVSRALEAAEHALQAQAQELEELNRELRQCNLQQFIQQTGAALAPPPQLDRTIPSTQDLQSPTREEPLQGVPESHILVSSLSPEVPPMRQSSWR; encoded by the exons ATGGTCTTGGAGCTTGTGGTAATGGAGCTGAAGGTGTGGGTGGATGGCATCCAGCGCGTGGTCTGTGGGGTCTCGGAACACACCACCTGCCAAGAAGTAGTCATCGCGCTAGCCCAAGCTATAG GCCAGACAGGCCGCTTTGTCCTTGTGCAGCGTCTTAGGGAGAAGGAACGGCAGCTGCTGCCGCAGGAGTGTCCAGTAGGAGCTCAGGCCACCTGTGGACAGTTTGCCAACGATGTCCAGTTTGTCCTGAGGCGGACAGGACCCAGCCTGTCTGGAAGGCCCTCCTCAGACAACTGTCCACCCCCGGAGCGATGCCCAGTTCGGGCCAGTCTTCCCCCAAAGCCATGGGCCGCACCAGGCCGAGAGCCACACAGAGCACTGACCTTTAACCTAGGATGTCCCAAGCTGGTCCCCAGCCCCTCGATCCCTGAACCTACAGCCCTGGTAGGACCCACGCCAGACTGCTTTGCAGACCTGCAGAGCCTGGAACTCAGGATACAGAGGAACGCTGAGGAGTTGGGCCATGAGGCCTTCTGGGAGCAGGAGCTTCGGCGAGAACAAGCCAGGGAGCGTGAGGGACTGGCGCGCCTGCAAGCGTTGAGTGCGGCTACTGCTGAGCATGCTGCCCAGCTGGAGGCCCTGGATGCCCAAGCCTGTGCCCTGGAGGCAGAGCTTCGGCTGGCTGCTGAGGCCCCTGGGCCTCCTTCAGCTACAGCATCTGCTACTGAGCGACTGCGCCAGGACCTGGCTGTCCAGGAGCGGCATAGTGTGGAGATGCAAGGCACTTTGGCCCTGGTGAGCCGGGCCCTGGAGGCTGCTGAGCACGCTCTGCAG GCTCAGGCTCAGGAGCTGGAGGAGTTGAACAGGGAACTCCGTCAGTGCAACCTGCAACAGTTCATCCAGCAGACAGGGGCTGCTCTGGCGCCACCTCCACAGCTGGACAGAACCATCCCTAGCACACAG GACCTTCAGTCTCCAACCAGAGAAGAGCCCCTCCAGGGAGTCCCCGAGAGCCATATCCT
- the Rassf7 gene encoding ras association domain-containing protein 7 isoform X2 yields MVLELVVMELKVWVDGIQRVVCGVSEHTTCQEVVIALAQAIGQTGRFVLVQRLREKERQLLPQECPVGAQATCGQFANDVQFVLRRTGPSLSGRPSSDNCPPPERCPVRASLPPKPWAAPGREPHRALTFNLGCPKLVPSPSIPEPTALVGPTPDCFADLQSLELRIQRNAEELGHEAFWEQELRREQAREREGLARLQALSAATAEHAAQLEALDAQACALEAELRLAAEAPGPPSATASATERLRQDLAVQERHSVEMQGTLALVSRALEAAEHALQDLQSPTREEPLQGVPESHILVSSLSPEVPPMRQSSWR; encoded by the exons ATGGTCTTGGAGCTTGTGGTAATGGAGCTGAAGGTGTGGGTGGATGGCATCCAGCGCGTGGTCTGTGGGGTCTCGGAACACACCACCTGCCAAGAAGTAGTCATCGCGCTAGCCCAAGCTATAG GCCAGACAGGCCGCTTTGTCCTTGTGCAGCGTCTTAGGGAGAAGGAACGGCAGCTGCTGCCGCAGGAGTGTCCAGTAGGAGCTCAGGCCACCTGTGGACAGTTTGCCAACGATGTCCAGTTTGTCCTGAGGCGGACAGGACCCAGCCTGTCTGGAAGGCCCTCCTCAGACAACTGTCCACCCCCGGAGCGATGCCCAGTTCGGGCCAGTCTTCCCCCAAAGCCATGGGCCGCACCAGGCCGAGAGCCACACAGAGCACTGACCTTTAACCTAGGATGTCCCAAGCTGGTCCCCAGCCCCTCGATCCCTGAACCTACAGCCCTGGTAGGACCCACGCCAGACTGCTTTGCAGACCTGCAGAGCCTGGAACTCAGGATACAGAGGAACGCTGAGGAGTTGGGCCATGAGGCCTTCTGGGAGCAGGAGCTTCGGCGAGAACAAGCCAGGGAGCGTGAGGGACTGGCGCGCCTGCAAGCGTTGAGTGCGGCTACTGCTGAGCATGCTGCCCAGCTGGAGGCCCTGGATGCCCAAGCCTGTGCCCTGGAGGCAGAGCTTCGGCTGGCTGCTGAGGCCCCTGGGCCTCCTTCAGCTACAGCATCTGCTACTGAGCGACTGCGCCAGGACCTGGCTGTCCAGGAGCGGCATAGTGTGGAGATGCAAGGCACTTTGGCCCTGGTGAGCCGGGCCCTGGAGGCTGCTGAGCACGCTCTGCAG GACCTTCAGTCTCCAACCAGAGAAGAGCCCCTCCAGGGAGTCCCCGAGAGCCATATCCT